In a single window of the Natronosalvus caseinilyticus genome:
- a CDS encoding phosphotransferase family protein, translated as MDDVPEARALSVSAVDTIVRTIDPTLEVRDATAVERGFCSVYRLEVDGDDGSRDLFLKCSPDGQPWGIPDEARVQAVLDAHTTIPVPEVLGVVDDHETLPAPCYLMEALPGEALPYEDVCHLEDDALSQLARETGEYLAELHAVPAVERFGHVRRDGPDLVGQRPECKPPALTVGDPRESWPTFLRAYVDRELERHADSRFSALTPDMRQWLEARIDALEVEGPFDPVLGRNDHGLHNLLVDSETGEITAMLDWGYTLAVPAAFDFEFAAYLYSGAFLAGLPDVSDRRSLVREAMLSGYRAARPDRTDAVSTPEPLYELVAMVRIMNDFEHLEVPEGSELAVMDRIEADARAILESQNRGSS; from the coding sequence ATGGACGACGTTCCCGAGGCCCGAGCGCTGTCGGTGTCAGCCGTCGACACGATTGTCCGGACGATCGACCCGACACTCGAGGTTCGAGACGCGACCGCCGTCGAACGCGGCTTCTGTTCGGTCTACCGGCTCGAAGTCGACGGCGACGACGGCTCGCGGGATCTGTTCTTGAAGTGTTCTCCCGACGGGCAGCCGTGGGGAATCCCCGACGAAGCGCGCGTCCAGGCCGTCCTCGACGCCCACACGACGATCCCGGTCCCCGAGGTTCTTGGCGTCGTGGACGACCACGAGACGCTCCCCGCTCCGTGTTACCTGATGGAGGCGCTGCCCGGCGAGGCGCTCCCCTACGAGGACGTGTGCCACCTCGAGGACGACGCCCTCTCGCAACTCGCGCGGGAGACGGGCGAGTACCTGGCCGAGTTACACGCGGTGCCGGCGGTCGAGCGGTTCGGCCACGTCCGTCGGGACGGGCCCGACCTGGTCGGGCAGCGACCCGAGTGCAAGCCGCCGGCCCTGACGGTTGGCGATCCGCGGGAGAGCTGGCCGACGTTTCTGCGAGCGTACGTCGATCGCGAACTCGAGCGCCACGCCGATTCCCGGTTTTCGGCACTCACGCCCGATATGCGGCAGTGGCTCGAGGCGAGAATCGACGCGCTGGAGGTGGAAGGACCGTTCGATCCCGTTCTGGGCCGCAACGACCACGGATTGCACAACCTCCTCGTCGACTCCGAGACGGGCGAGATCACCGCGATGCTCGACTGGGGCTACACCCTCGCCGTCCCGGCGGCGTTCGATTTCGAGTTCGCCGCCTACCTCTACAGCGGGGCCTTCCTGGCGGGGCTTCCCGACGTGTCGGACCGCCGCTCCCTCGTCCGCGAGGCGATGCTGTCGGGGTATCGAGCGGCGAGGCCGGATCGAACGGACGCGGTTTCGACCCCCGAACCGCTCTACGAACTGGTCGCGATGGTCCGCATCATGAACGACTTCGAGCACCTCGAGGTACCAGAAGGAAGCGAACTCGCGGTGATGGACCGCATCGAGGCGGACGCTCGAGCGATTCTCGAGAGCCAGAACAGAGGGTCTTCCTGA
- the carB gene encoding carbamoyl-phosphate synthase large subunit, with amino-acid sequence MSTDHDTGDDGRTILLIGSGPIQIGQAAEFDYSGAQACRALQEEGARVVLVNSNPATIMTDPEMADRVYLEPITTDAIAEIIRKERPDGVIAGLGGQTGLNVTAELAEEGVLEEYDVEIMGTPLDTIYATEDRDLFRQRMESIGQPMPQSTTISLDSGESVAELTDEDLRERVEDAVDAVGGLPVIARTTYTLGGSGSGVVEEMDELLARVRKGLRLSRNNEVLITESIAGWVELEYEVMRDADDSCIIICNMENLDPMGIHTGESTVVTPSQVIPDDGHQEMRTAALDVIRELGIQGGCNIQFAWHDDGTPGGEYRVVEVNPRVSRSSALASKATGYPIARVTAKVALGKRLHEIENEITGQTTAAFEPAIDYVVTKVPRWPKDKFDDVDFELGTAMKSTGEAMAIGRTFEESLLKALRSSEYDPAVDWADVSDEELEADYLESPTPDRPYAIFEAFERGYTVEDVCDLTGIYEWYVERFENIAEASVAASEGDFTEAAELGFTNQQVAARAGAEVGAVESAAPERTFKQVDTCAGEFAASTPYYYSARDALESGSSPIAHDEVQVDTDVESVVVVGGGPIRIGQGVEFDYCAVHAVRALRELGIDAHVVNNNPETVSTDYDTSDGLFFEPITAEEVADVVETTGADGVMVQFGGQTSVDIGEPLEAELERRGLDCSVMGTSVEAMDLAEDRDRFNQLMDDLGIAQPEGGAAYSRDEAFDLAQDLGYPVLVRPSYVLGGRAMQVVHSDDDLETYIEEAVRVSPDKPILIDQFLEGAVELDVDAVSDGEDVLIGGVMEHVESAGVHSGDSACAIPPRSLDDETMARVREVTEEIATALETVGLLNVQLAVTGVGTDEPTEVYVLEANPRSSRTVPFVSKATGVPIAKLAAKVMAGETLAEQGVEEQIPEHTSIKEVVLPFDRLPGSDPRLGPEMKSTGEVMGTASDFATAYWKGQQAAGNAVSEGAAVIDLAVDGFEQFFDVAEFEDVPDAIMKGEVDFVVSDDRDALEMAVEEDVPYLSTEASARAYLEALEGFDGDLDVAAVTDRPQRVANWGC; translated from the coding sequence ATGAGCACCGACCACGACACCGGGGACGACGGACGCACGATCCTGCTCATCGGCAGCGGGCCGATTCAGATCGGACAGGCCGCCGAATTCGACTACTCAGGCGCGCAGGCCTGCCGGGCCCTCCAGGAGGAAGGCGCGCGCGTCGTCCTCGTCAACTCGAACCCGGCGACGATCATGACCGATCCGGAGATGGCCGACAGAGTCTACCTCGAGCCGATCACGACCGACGCCATCGCCGAGATCATCCGGAAAGAGCGCCCGGACGGCGTCATCGCCGGCCTCGGCGGCCAGACGGGACTGAACGTCACGGCCGAACTCGCCGAGGAGGGCGTCCTCGAGGAGTACGACGTCGAGATCATGGGCACGCCGCTCGACACCATCTACGCCACGGAGGACCGCGACCTCTTCCGCCAGCGCATGGAGAGCATCGGCCAGCCGATGCCGCAGTCGACGACCATCTCGCTGGACTCGGGCGAGTCGGTAGCCGAGCTCACGGACGAGGACCTCCGCGAGCGCGTCGAGGACGCCGTCGACGCCGTCGGCGGCCTCCCGGTCATCGCCCGGACGACCTACACGCTGGGTGGCTCCGGATCGGGCGTCGTCGAGGAGATGGACGAACTCCTCGCTCGCGTGCGGAAAGGACTCCGCCTCTCGCGGAACAACGAGGTCCTCATCACGGAATCGATCGCCGGCTGGGTCGAACTCGAGTACGAGGTGATGCGCGACGCCGACGACTCGTGTATCATCATCTGCAACATGGAGAACCTCGACCCGATGGGCATTCACACCGGCGAATCGACCGTCGTCACGCCCTCGCAGGTCATCCCCGACGACGGTCACCAGGAGATGCGTACCGCAGCGCTCGACGTCATCCGCGAGCTCGGCATCCAGGGCGGGTGTAACATCCAGTTCGCCTGGCACGACGACGGCACGCCCGGCGGCGAGTACCGGGTCGTCGAGGTCAACCCCCGCGTCTCTCGCTCGTCGGCGCTCGCCTCGAAGGCGACGGGCTACCCCATCGCCCGCGTGACCGCGAAGGTCGCTCTCGGGAAACGGCTCCACGAGATCGAAAACGAAATCACCGGCCAGACGACCGCGGCGTTCGAGCCGGCCATCGACTACGTGGTCACCAAGGTGCCGCGCTGGCCCAAGGACAAGTTCGACGACGTCGACTTCGAACTCGGCACGGCGATGAAGTCGACCGGCGAGGCGATGGCAATCGGACGCACGTTCGAGGAATCGCTCCTCAAGGCGCTCCGTTCCTCGGAGTACGACCCTGCCGTCGACTGGGCCGACGTCTCCGACGAGGAACTCGAGGCCGACTATCTCGAGTCCCCGACGCCCGACCGCCCCTACGCCATCTTCGAGGCGTTCGAGCGCGGCTACACCGTCGAGGACGTCTGCGACCTGACGGGGATCTACGAGTGGTACGTCGAGCGCTTCGAGAACATCGCCGAGGCGTCGGTCGCCGCTTCCGAGGGCGACTTCACCGAGGCCGCCGAACTCGGCTTCACGAACCAGCAGGTCGCGGCCCGCGCGGGTGCCGAGGTAGGCGCGGTCGAGTCCGCCGCTCCCGAGCGCACCTTCAAGCAGGTCGACACCTGCGCCGGCGAGTTCGCCGCTTCGACGCCGTACTACTACTCCGCGCGGGACGCCCTCGAGTCCGGCTCCTCGCCAATCGCTCACGACGAGGTTCAGGTCGACACCGACGTCGAGAGCGTCGTCGTCGTCGGCGGCGGCCCGATCCGCATCGGGCAAGGCGTCGAGTTCGACTACTGCGCCGTCCACGCGGTACGTGCCCTGCGGGAACTGGGGATCGACGCTCACGTCGTCAACAATAACCCCGAAACCGTCTCGACGGACTACGACACCAGCGACGGCCTGTTCTTCGAGCCGATCACCGCCGAGGAGGTCGCCGACGTGGTCGAGACGACCGGCGCCGACGGCGTCATGGTCCAGTTCGGCGGCCAGACCTCCGTCGACATCGGGGAACCGCTCGAGGCCGAACTCGAGCGCCGCGGGCTCGATTGCTCGGTGATGGGCACCAGCGTCGAAGCGATGGACCTCGCGGAGGACCGCGACCGGTTTAACCAGCTCATGGACGACCTGGGCATCGCCCAGCCCGAGGGTGGCGCCGCCTACAGTCGCGACGAGGCGTTCGATCTGGCCCAGGACCTGGGCTACCCGGTCCTCGTGCGCCCCTCGTACGTCCTCGGCGGCCGCGCGATGCAGGTCGTCCACAGCGACGACGACCTCGAGACCTACATCGAAGAGGCCGTCCGCGTGAGCCCCGACAAGCCAATCCTCATCGACCAGTTCCTCGAAGGTGCGGTCGAACTCGACGTCGACGCCGTCTCGGACGGGGAGGACGTCCTCATCGGCGGCGTCATGGAACACGTCGAGAGCGCTGGGGTTCACTCCGGCGACTCCGCGTGTGCGATCCCGCCGCGCTCGCTCGACGACGAGACGATGGCTCGCGTCCGCGAGGTGACCGAGGAAATCGCGACCGCGCTCGAGACCGTCGGTCTGCTGAACGTTCAGTTAGCGGTCACCGGCGTCGGGACAGACGAGCCAACCGAGGTGTACGTCCTCGAGGCCAACCCCCGCTCGTCCCGTACGGTGCCGTTCGTCTCGAAGGCGACCGGCGTTCCGATCGCCAAACTCGCCGCGAAGGTGATGGCCGGCGAGACGCTCGCGGAGCAGGGCGTCGAGGAGCAGATTCCCGAGCACACGTCGATCAAGGAGGTCGTCCTGCCGTTCGACCGCCTGCCGGGAAGCGATCCGCGCCTCGGCCCGGAGATGAAGTCGACCGGCGAAGTGATGGGCACCGCGAGCGACTTCGCGACGGCCTACTGGAAGGGCCAGCAGGCTGCCGGCAACGCCGTCAGCGAGGGGGCCGCCGTGATCGATCTCGCGGTCGACGGCTTCGAGCAGTTCTTCGACGTTGCCGAATTCGAGGACGTCCCCGACGCGATCATGAAGGGCGAGGTCGACTTCGTCGTCAGCGACGACCGCGACGCCCTCGAGATGGCCGTCGAGGAGGACGTTCCGTACCTCTCGACGGAAGCCAGCGCTCGCGCGTACCTCGAGGCGCTCGAGGGATTCGACGGCGATCTCGACGTTGCGGCCGTGACCGACCGGCCACAGCGAGTGGCGAACTGGGGCTGCTGA
- a CDS encoding PAS domain S-box protein: protein MSGGSGGEQRAFDGGSLVYVDPTDRAPRVVDALESSYSGLSVHRAETAADAVRALGSRSVDGVVTVDRLPDSDGLALVETIRRTYPALPIVLYARHGSEELASRAIDADVTAYVPATRDGLDGPHGPEDAIERLCGRIESILTESDDGRFRRVDAMHDVALEFEACRDPETVYRLAVEAMIHVLESDDSALYVEEDGVLRPVAADGAIVAELTETFEPDQGVVGRTYRSGESSLDLDIGSDDDADPVDDEIRSGLSVPVGSSGVLQATSRDPAAFTERDRTLAELLAAHVSAAISRIRSEQAVRRERDRFGALFENVPDGVVVVSDPGLDRIVAANPGFERLFGYEADEIEGEILRESLLPAGQDAVPIYDAVGLDEVVTEEVTRLTVDGPREFLLRGFAVELDGTIYEYIIYTDVTERKRRERELEEYRTLVETVGDPMYVLDADGTVAVANDAMAEAVGRSRQSVVGAHARSFMPEPALERGIREIKAILEEDRQWGTFEFEYADANDQNHVAEANIAPVIDDDELAGTVGVIRDIGERKEREQRIRALHDGTRRLMAAKNAEEVATVGCALATDILEYPLTGIHRYDPEVDALVPEAISDDVVSLLGEPPAIERDGGLAWTAFESGEPMAHDDIRDESGVRNPETPIRSEAHLPLGEYGVLLVSSTERNDFDEESLALANILAANVEAALERAERESELEHQRRELERQNERLEEFAGTVSHDLRNPLTLATGHVDMLAAERDEGHRDHLDEVQWALERMDDIIDDVLVLARSGRQLTDTEPVSLETVVRRAGRTVDPALDIDVDGSLPVVTGEETRLLALFENLFRNALEHVGSDVHVTIGASDDGFYVADDGPGIPSDEREAVLESGYTTHPEGTGFGLAIVTEVVDAHGWEVAVTESEAGGARFDVSLGEDAGSVDDGGDKDENGDGNRAPPIDTE from the coding sequence ATGTCTGGTGGTAGTGGTGGTGAGCAGCGAGCGTTCGATGGTGGGTCGCTCGTCTACGTCGACCCGACCGACCGAGCGCCGCGAGTCGTCGACGCCCTCGAGTCGTCGTATTCAGGGCTGTCCGTTCACAGGGCTGAGACGGCTGCAGACGCAGTTCGAGCACTTGGCAGTCGCTCTGTCGACGGCGTGGTGACCGTCGACCGACTGCCCGATTCCGATGGTCTCGCGCTCGTCGAAACGATCCGGCGAACCTATCCCGCCCTTCCGATTGTACTGTACGCTCGTCACGGCTCCGAAGAACTCGCGAGTCGCGCGATCGACGCGGACGTGACGGCGTACGTCCCCGCCACTCGCGACGGTCTCGACGGCCCCCACGGCCCCGAGGACGCCATCGAGCGCCTGTGTGGCCGCATCGAGTCCATCCTGACCGAGAGCGACGACGGCCGATTCCGCCGGGTCGACGCGATGCACGACGTCGCCCTCGAGTTCGAGGCCTGTCGCGACCCCGAAACCGTCTACCGACTCGCGGTCGAGGCGATGATTCACGTCCTCGAGAGCGACGACAGCGCGCTGTACGTCGAGGAAGACGGCGTGTTGCGCCCGGTAGCCGCCGACGGCGCCATCGTCGCCGAACTCACCGAGACGTTCGAACCCGACCAGGGGGTCGTCGGGCGAACCTACCGGTCCGGCGAATCGTCTCTCGACCTCGACATCGGCTCCGACGACGATGCCGATCCCGTCGACGACGAGATTCGCTCCGGCCTCAGCGTACCCGTCGGATCCTCCGGCGTGCTCCAGGCCACTTCACGCGACCCGGCGGCGTTCACCGAACGCGACCGCACGCTGGCGGAGCTGCTCGCGGCACACGTCTCCGCGGCGATCTCGCGCATTCGATCGGAACAGGCGGTCCGTCGCGAACGCGATCGATTCGGCGCGCTGTTCGAGAACGTCCCCGACGGCGTCGTCGTCGTCAGCGATCCGGGACTGGACCGGATCGTCGCCGCCAACCCCGGCTTCGAGCGCCTGTTCGGGTACGAGGCGGACGAGATTGAAGGCGAGATCCTTCGCGAGTCGCTGCTCCCGGCGGGTCAGGACGCCGTCCCGATCTACGACGCGGTCGGCCTGGATGAAGTCGTCACCGAGGAGGTCACGCGACTCACGGTCGACGGTCCCCGGGAGTTCCTCCTCAGGGGGTTCGCCGTCGAACTCGACGGCACCATCTACGAGTACATCATCTACACCGACGTCACCGAACGGAAACGGCGCGAACGGGAACTCGAGGAGTACCGGACGCTCGTCGAGACGGTTGGGGACCCGATGTACGTCCTCGACGCGGACGGGACCGTAGCAGTAGCAAACGACGCGATGGCCGAGGCGGTCGGCCGGTCTCGGCAATCGGTCGTCGGCGCCCACGCTCGATCGTTCATGCCAGAACCGGCACTCGAACGAGGAATTCGTGAGATTAAGGCGATTCTCGAAGAAGACCGGCAGTGGGGAACGTTCGAGTTCGAATACGCCGACGCCAACGACCAGAACCACGTCGCCGAAGCGAACATTGCTCCGGTGATCGACGACGACGAACTCGCCGGAACCGTCGGCGTCATCCGGGACATCGGCGAGCGAAAAGAGCGCGAACAGCGGATCCGTGCGCTCCACGACGGTACCCGGCGGTTGATGGCAGCCAAGAACGCCGAGGAAGTCGCGACGGTCGGTTGTGCGCTCGCGACCGACATCCTTGAGTATCCACTCACCGGCATCCACCGGTACGATCCGGAGGTCGACGCCCTCGTCCCGGAGGCGATATCGGACGACGTCGTCAGCCTCCTCGGTGAACCGCCCGCCATCGAACGCGACGGTGGACTGGCCTGGACGGCGTTCGAATCGGGCGAACCGATGGCTCACGACGATATTCGGGACGAAAGCGGCGTTCGAAATCCTGAGACGCCGATCCGAAGTGAGGCTCACCTCCCCCTGGGGGAGTACGGCGTTCTCCTCGTCTCCTCGACCGAACGAAACGACTTCGACGAGGAATCGCTCGCGCTCGCGAACATCCTCGCTGCGAACGTCGAAGCCGCCCTCGAGCGCGCCGAGCGAGAGAGCGAACTCGAGCACCAGCGACGAGAACTCGAGCGCCAGAACGAACGCTTAGAGGAGTTCGCGGGAACGGTCTCACACGACCTCAGAAACCCGTTGACGCTCGCGACCGGCCACGTCGACATGCTCGCCGCCGAACGAGACGAGGGACACCGAGACCACCTCGACGAAGTGCAGTGGGCGCTCGAGCGGATGGACGACATCATCGACGACGTGCTCGTGCTCGCTCGCAGTGGGCGACAACTCACCGACACCGAACCGGTCTCTCTCGAGACGGTGGTTCGTCGAGCCGGTCGAACGGTCGATCCAGCGCTCGACATCGACGTCGACGGCTCGCTCCCGGTCGTGACGGGCGAGGAGACGCGACTGCTCGCGCTGTTCGAGAACCTCTTTCGAAACGCCCTCGAGCACGTCGGGTCCGACGTACACGTTACGATCGGAGCGAGTGACGACGGCTTCTACGTGGCCGACGACGGGCCAGGCATCCCGTCGGACGAACGGGAGGCGGTCCTCGAGTCCGGCTACACCACCCACCCGGAGGGAACGGGGTTCGGCCTGGCGATCGTGACGGAGGTCGTGGACGCTCACGGCTGGGAGGTGGCGGTGACGGAGAGCGAGGCTGGCGGCGCTCGATTCGACGTTTCGCTCGGAGAGGATGCAGGTAGCGTCGATGACGGCGGCGATAAGGACGAAAATGGGGACGGGAATCGAGCACCACCGATCGATACTGAATAG
- a CDS encoding DUF5815 family protein, whose product MVDPAPRVPGDDTSRLELPCGESLDPHEIDLGMREYSCSCGDRHAVVTDVHPPSRFVPESLVAVLQETVDTADDFDEFGTPHLLGIVMEEFPDEVVVHDASDDGAVGYTLLWVTDFEARRLHVVVVELIVELMEHAISHADDGDAITEFETQMLEFDVESFVDQYRDVRDFESEYDAPV is encoded by the coding sequence ATGGTCGACCCCGCGCCTCGCGTCCCGGGTGACGATACCAGCCGCCTCGAGCTACCCTGCGGAGAGTCCCTCGACCCCCACGAGATCGACCTCGGCATGCGCGAGTACAGCTGTTCGTGCGGTGATCGCCACGCCGTGGTCACCGACGTCCACCCACCCTCGCGGTTCGTCCCCGAATCGCTCGTCGCGGTCCTCCAGGAGACCGTCGACACGGCCGACGACTTCGACGAGTTCGGTACGCCCCACCTGCTCGGCATCGTCATGGAAGAGTTTCCCGACGAGGTCGTCGTCCACGACGCCTCCGATGACGGAGCCGTTGGGTACACGCTCCTGTGGGTGACCGACTTCGAGGCCCGACGGCTCCACGTCGTCGTCGTCGAACTGATCGTCGAGTTGATGGAACACGCGATCAGTCATGCCGACGATGGCGACGCGATCACCGAGTTCGAGACGCAGATGCTCGAGTTCGACGTCGAGTCGTTCGTCGATCAGTACCGGGACGTGCGGGACTTCGAGAGCGAGTACGACGCGCCGGTGTGA
- a CDS encoding DUF7124 domain-containing protein, with protein MNGGSDMTLAFELEALQALASPEAVFDDARGWSSYVGVVSEEPTYVVTNFTRKNRVRQDFFSGPRGKAESLESVKRQFDTERHVFVGVGDDDEALADEVGWEFLHVEDAAEAAEWTLATEPDEADDPDEAIRDDWP; from the coding sequence ATGAACGGCGGAAGCGACATGACGCTCGCGTTCGAACTCGAGGCCCTGCAGGCGCTCGCCTCGCCGGAGGCCGTCTTCGACGACGCCCGGGGCTGGAGTTCCTACGTCGGCGTCGTCTCCGAGGAGCCGACGTACGTGGTGACGAACTTCACCCGGAAGAACCGGGTTCGACAGGACTTCTTCTCCGGCCCCCGCGGCAAGGCCGAGAGCCTCGAGAGCGTCAAACGCCAATTCGACACGGAGCGACACGTCTTCGTCGGCGTCGGCGACGACGACGAGGCCCTCGCCGACGAGGTCGGCTGGGAGTTCCTCCACGTCGAAGACGCCGCGGAGGCGGCCGAGTGGACGCTGGCGACCGAGCCGGACGAAGCCGACGATCCGGACGAAGCGATTCGCGACGACTGGCCCTGA
- a CDS encoding histidine kinase N-terminal 7TM domain-containing protein, producing MDWHVSLWTALLGVTALVSFAFAVYVFRNYYRRDNVVIVAFFGISTATVWWSLTYALQVSATTVSAKLAWNRFVWIGVALMMVSWPLFVLVYTGHERWARGKRLALLAALPTATLLLVLGGRADQFLYLDPSVEYADGLYVLTFTPGVFFLFVQAYSYAINGVTYVLLWRTMRRQAGPVRRQAILLLVAGLIPAVAAIVGMTGWITPLFFDLTPIAFLLTTPLVAWALFSHRLFEISPVARDVVFENLADGVVVLSDEGTVIDANDPARSLFGDRILGISLPEAFEAYPEVASVVENDTEDARVTIETSEETKRFEVSALDVMPGGTVATVLLFEDVTDEETLERRYQSMIEKSPNVVATVDDEWTFRYVSPSITRVLGYEPAQLVGHSLLEYVHPDDRADVLELRTQSREQPSTDSIEHRVKHADGTWNVFKTTTEPLFDGAGEFVVTSTDVTDERIYEQRLQVLNRVLRHDVKNNVNIITGYADLLADHVDAGGESYLETIEENATALSDLSELAREVDMVLHGKSDHQTVDMVNAVDAATERLQRSYGDATVTVDIDVDEEALALVNPLYPSAIDNVLKNAVEHSDRSTPSIEVTVDRTETTVDVVIADDGPGIPAVEREVLTAGRETSLEHASGLGLWLVNWIVARSGGEVKFAENEPRGSIVRLQFPRATKATASAQAS from the coding sequence ATGGACTGGCACGTATCACTGTGGACGGCGCTTCTCGGTGTTACCGCGCTCGTCTCGTTCGCGTTTGCGGTGTACGTCTTCCGGAACTACTATCGACGAGACAACGTCGTCATCGTGGCCTTTTTCGGAATATCCACTGCGACCGTCTGGTGGTCGCTGACCTACGCGCTCCAGGTCTCGGCGACGACGGTATCGGCCAAATTGGCCTGGAATCGATTCGTCTGGATCGGCGTCGCCCTGATGATGGTCTCGTGGCCGCTCTTCGTACTCGTCTACACGGGGCATGAACGGTGGGCTCGTGGGAAACGCCTCGCCCTGCTCGCCGCGCTACCGACGGCGACGCTCCTGCTCGTGTTGGGTGGCAGGGCAGACCAGTTTTTGTACCTCGATCCATCCGTCGAGTACGCCGACGGACTCTACGTGCTCACGTTCACGCCAGGAGTATTCTTCCTGTTCGTACAGGCGTACTCCTACGCGATCAACGGCGTGACCTACGTGCTACTCTGGCGAACGATGAGGCGCCAGGCCGGGCCGGTTCGTCGCCAGGCGATACTCCTGTTGGTCGCGGGACTCATACCGGCCGTCGCCGCCATCGTCGGTATGACCGGGTGGATCACGCCGCTGTTTTTCGATCTCACGCCGATCGCGTTCCTGCTCACGACGCCCCTCGTCGCCTGGGCGTTGTTCAGCCACCGGCTGTTCGAAATCTCGCCGGTCGCCCGTGACGTGGTGTTCGAGAACCTGGCGGACGGTGTGGTCGTCCTCTCGGACGAAGGTACCGTTATCGACGCCAACGACCCCGCGCGGTCGCTGTTCGGCGATCGAATACTCGGAATCTCGCTCCCAGAGGCGTTCGAAGCGTATCCAGAGGTCGCCTCGGTCGTCGAGAACGACACCGAGGACGCGCGCGTAACGATCGAAACGAGCGAAGAAACGAAACGATTCGAGGTATCTGCGCTGGACGTGATGCCAGGAGGAACCGTTGCGACCGTCCTGCTGTTCGAGGACGTGACCGACGAGGAAACGCTCGAGCGACGGTACCAGAGCATGATCGAAAAGTCACCGAACGTGGTCGCGACCGTCGACGACGAGTGGACGTTTCGATACGTGAGTCCGTCCATCACGCGGGTGCTGGGCTACGAGCCGGCACAGCTCGTCGGACATTCGCTCCTCGAGTACGTCCATCCGGACGATCGAGCAGACGTACTCGAGTTGCGGACACAGTCTCGAGAGCAACCCAGCACCGATTCGATCGAACATCGGGTGAAACACGCCGACGGCACCTGGAACGTGTTCAAGACGACGACCGAACCGCTGTTCGACGGCGCCGGCGAGTTCGTCGTGACCTCGACGGACGTTACCGACGAGCGAATCTACGAACAGCGACTCCAGGTACTCAATCGCGTGCTTCGACACGACGTCAAAAACAACGTGAACATCATCACGGGCTACGCGGATCTGCTCGCAGATCACGTCGACGCGGGCGGCGAATCGTACCTCGAAACGATCGAGGAGAACGCGACGGCCCTCTCCGATCTCAGCGAACTGGCACGGGAGGTCGATATGGTGTTACACGGGAAGTCGGACCATCAGACGGTCGATATGGTGAACGCAGTCGATGCGGCGACCGAGCGGCTACAGCGGAGTTACGGCGACGCGACCGTTACCGTCGACATCGACGTCGACGAAGAGGCGCTCGCCCTGGTCAATCCCCTGTATCCGTCGGCGATCGACAATGTCCTCAAGAACGCAGTCGAGCACAGCGATCGGTCGACCCCGTCGATCGAAGTCACTGTCGACCGGACGGAAACGACCGTCGACGTCGTGATCGCCGACGACGGGCCGGGCATCCCGGCGGTCGAACGGGAGGTGCTGACTGCCGGACGGGAGACGTCGCTGGAGCACGCCAGCGGACTCGGGTTGTGGCTCGTGAACTGGATCGTTGCTCGATCCGGCGGAGAGGTCAAGTTCGCCGAGAACGAGCCTCGAGGAAGCATCGTTCGACTCCAGTTTCCGCGAGCGACCAAGGCAACGGCGAGCGCGCAAGCCAGTTGA